Proteins encoded by one window of Vibrio rumoiensis:
- the prmA gene encoding 50S ribosomal protein L11 methyltransferase gives MPWIQIKINATKDNAETLGDMLMEQTGALSVTFLDAKDAPIFEPLPGETRLWGETDILALYDAETDTNWVLEQMRASNMLTADFAYKVEQLEDKDWEREWMDNFHPMQFGKRLWICPSWRDVPDPSAVNVLLDPGLAFGTGTHATTALCLSWLDSIDLTGKTVIDFGCGSGILAIAAIKLGAAKVIGIDIDPQAIVASKDNAERNGVADQLELYLPQNQPEGLVADVVVANILAAPLRELSGVISGLVKPSGLIAMSGILDTQAEDVASYYQEAFQLDPIAEQQEWCRVSGQKKSGQKIPA, from the coding sequence ATGCCTTGGATTCAAATTAAAATTAACGCTACCAAAGACAATGCTGAAACATTAGGCGATATGTTAATGGAGCAAACTGGCGCTCTGTCGGTCACCTTTCTTGATGCTAAGGATGCTCCTATTTTTGAACCACTACCGGGTGAAACTCGCCTGTGGGGTGAAACCGATATCCTAGCGCTATACGACGCAGAAACCGATACCAACTGGGTATTAGAACAAATGCGCGCGAGCAACATGTTAACGGCTGATTTTGCCTACAAAGTAGAACAACTTGAAGATAAAGATTGGGAACGCGAATGGATGGATAACTTCCACCCAATGCAATTTGGTAAGCGTCTGTGGATTTGTCCAAGCTGGCGTGATGTACCCGATCCTAGCGCGGTCAACGTTCTTCTTGATCCGGGTCTTGCGTTTGGTACCGGTACTCACGCTACCACCGCTTTATGCTTAAGCTGGCTAGACAGCATTGACCTTACCGGAAAAACCGTCATCGATTTTGGTTGTGGCTCCGGCATCCTCGCCATTGCGGCCATAAAGTTAGGTGCCGCTAAAGTGATCGGTATCGATATCGACCCTCAAGCGATTGTGGCATCGAAAGATAACGCAGAACGCAATGGCGTGGCTGACCAATTAGAGCTCTACCTGCCTCAAAATCAACCGGAAGGATTAGTGGCCGATGTCGTGGTTGCTAATATTCTTGCCGCCCCTCTGCGCGAACTATCTGGTGTGATCTCTGGCTTAGTCAAACCATCCGGTTTAATCGCCATGTCTGGTATCTTAGATACTCAAGCAGAAGATGTTGCGTCATATTATCAAGAAGCATTCCAACTTGATCCGATTGCAGAGCAACAGGAATGGTGTCGCGTCTCTGGCCAAAAGAAGTCAGGTCAAAAAATACCGGCATAA
- a CDS encoding 3'-5' exonuclease has translation MNALQRLYWFYRLKHSPYQPLFGVIPKGEFVSLDCETTSLNPQQAELVTIAATKIINNKIITSEPFHIKLKAPQSLSSSSIKIHQLRHHDLAGGYSEAEGLEKLLAFIGNRPLVGYHIRYDKTILDRAYRKHFGFPLPNPLIEVSHLYHQQIERLLPNAYCDLSLEAICRHLELPIQERHDALQDAITAALIYVRLTYGNMPNPSLAYKKR, from the coding sequence ATGAATGCTCTGCAACGTTTATATTGGTTTTATCGCCTCAAACATTCCCCATACCAACCTCTTTTTGGTGTCATACCGAAAGGAGAGTTTGTATCTCTTGATTGTGAAACCACCAGCTTAAACCCACAACAAGCGGAGCTAGTCACTATCGCTGCCACCAAAATCATCAATAATAAAATCATCACCAGTGAGCCGTTTCATATCAAACTCAAAGCGCCACAATCATTGAGCTCAAGCTCGATTAAAATTCATCAACTTCGGCATCATGATCTGGCCGGTGGTTATTCGGAAGCAGAAGGATTAGAAAAACTGCTCGCCTTTATTGGTAATCGTCCTCTAGTGGGTTATCACATTCGTTACGATAAAACCATTTTAGACCGCGCCTATCGAAAACACTTTGGCTTTCCGCTACCCAATCCATTGATTGAAGTCAGTCACCTTTACCATCAACAGATAGAACGACTATTGCCCAATGCTTATTGTGATTTAAGTTTAGAGGCGATCTGCCGACATTTAGAACTGCCGATTCAAGAGCGCCATGATGCACTGCAAGATGCCATCACCGCAGCACTCATTTATGTCCGACTCACCTATGGCAACATGCCAAACCCTAGCCTTGCCTATAAAAAACGTTAA
- the dusB gene encoding tRNA dihydrouridine synthase DusB, with protein MKIGNYTLPNNLIVAPMAGVTDRPFRELCLRYGAGMAVSEMMSSNPKVWNTSKSLQRMVHEGESGIRSVQIAGADPDLMAQAAQVSVENGAQIIDINMGCPAKKVNKKLAGSALLQRPDIIEQILKAVVNAVEVPVTLKTRTGWDTDNKNCVEVAKMAEQCGIQALALHGRTRACMYKGEAEYDTIRAVKQAISIPVIANGDIDSPEKAKFVLDYTGADALMIGRPAQGRPWIFNQIQHYLQTGEHLPPLPQEEVQDILIGHVQALHEFYGEFLGPRIARKHVGWYLKEHDDEGAFRRIFNAIEDASQQIDVLKGYFVYPS; from the coding sequence TTGAAAATCGGAAACTACACATTACCGAATAACCTTATCGTCGCCCCAATGGCGGGAGTGACCGATAGGCCGTTTCGAGAATTGTGCCTTCGATATGGTGCCGGTATGGCCGTCAGTGAAATGATGTCCTCGAATCCTAAAGTTTGGAACACATCAAAATCACTACAACGCATGGTACATGAAGGCGAATCGGGCATTCGTTCTGTACAAATTGCGGGAGCTGATCCTGATCTCATGGCACAAGCCGCGCAAGTCAGTGTTGAAAACGGTGCCCAAATCATCGATATCAACATGGGCTGCCCGGCGAAAAAAGTAAATAAAAAACTGGCAGGTTCCGCGTTATTGCAACGCCCCGATATTATCGAACAGATATTAAAAGCGGTGGTGAACGCAGTGGAGGTTCCCGTAACCTTAAAAACGCGCACAGGATGGGACACAGACAATAAAAACTGTGTCGAAGTTGCCAAGATGGCTGAGCAATGTGGCATACAAGCACTGGCACTCCACGGGAGAACTCGCGCTTGCATGTACAAAGGCGAAGCAGAATACGACACCATTAGAGCCGTCAAACAAGCTATCTCTATTCCCGTGATTGCCAATGGTGATATTGATAGCCCAGAAAAAGCGAAATTCGTACTCGATTACACTGGTGCGGATGCTCTAATGATCGGACGGCCTGCCCAAGGTCGACCTTGGATTTTTAACCAGATCCAACATTATTTACAAACCGGAGAACACTTGCCACCGCTTCCACAAGAAGAAGTGCAAGATATCCTGATTGGCCATGTTCAAGCTCTTCATGAATTTTATGGGGAGTTCTTAGGCCCTCGCATCGCTCGTAAGCATGTGGGTTGGTATCTAAAAGAACATGATGATGAAGGTGCGTTCCGCCGTATTTTCAATGCCATCGAAGACGCTTCACAGCAAATCGATGTGCTAAAAGGTTATTTTGTCTATCCAAGCTGA
- the aroQ gene encoding type II 3-dehydroquinate dehydratase encodes MSANLRVLVLNGPNLNLLGLREPTHYGSNTLSDIVNNLEAQAKELGIELSHLQSNREYELIEAIHAAYNTIDFIIINPAAFTHTSVALRDALLGVKIPFIEVHLSNVHAREAFRHHSYLSDKAVGVICGLGAQGYQFALSAAHAHLSQTPSA; translated from the coding sequence ATGTCAGCAAACTTACGAGTTCTAGTCTTAAATGGGCCGAATTTAAATTTGCTCGGGTTACGTGAACCGACGCATTATGGTTCTAATACATTGTCCGATATTGTTAATAACTTAGAGGCGCAAGCTAAAGAGTTAGGTATTGAACTGTCGCATTTACAATCGAATCGTGAATACGAATTGATCGAAGCGATTCATGCCGCTTACAACACTATCGACTTTATCATCATCAACCCTGCCGCGTTTACCCACACCAGTGTGGCACTACGCGATGCATTGCTTGGGGTGAAGATTCCATTTATTGAAGTGCACCTATCGAACGTTCACGCTCGCGAAGCTTTCCGCCATCATTCTTATCTTTCAGATAAAGCGGTTGGTGTGATTTGCGGGCTCGGCGCTCAAGGTTACCAATTTGCACTCTCGGCAGCGCACGCTCATTTAAGCCAAACGCCATCGGCTTAA
- the accB gene encoding acetyl-CoA carboxylase biotin carboxyl carrier protein, whose protein sequence is MDIRKIKKLIELVEESGIAELEISEGEESVRINRYSNQAAPAAPVQYAAAPAPAAPAAAPAASEPAAPAAAPIETGHKVLSPMVGTFYRSPSPEAKSFIEIGQSVQEGQTLCIVEAMKMMNQIEADKTGVVKAILVEDGQPVEFDQPLVVIE, encoded by the coding sequence ATGGATATTCGTAAAATCAAGAAGCTTATCGAGCTAGTAGAAGAATCTGGCATCGCTGAACTTGAAATCTCTGAAGGTGAAGAATCAGTACGCATCAACCGCTATAGCAATCAAGCGGCTCCTGCAGCTCCAGTTCAATATGCGGCAGCTCCGGCTCCAGCAGCGCCTGCGGCTGCACCAGCGGCATCTGAACCAGCAGCGCCTGCGGCTGCTCCTATAGAAACGGGTCACAAAGTACTTTCACCAATGGTTGGTACTTTCTACCGTTCTCCAAGCCCAGAAGCGAAATCTTTCATCGAGATTGGTCAAAGCGTACAAGAAGGTCAAACGCTTTGTATCGTTGAAGCAATGAAAATGATGAACCAAATTGAAGCTGATAAAACAGGTGTTGTTAAAGCTATCCTTGTTGAAGATGGCCAACCTGTTGAATTCGATCAACCGCTTGTTGTGATTGAATAA
- a CDS encoding YhdT family protein gives MKTLQARYRQAHKEAKWAIGLALAYFVWWYVSAYGLAPSPENITEMPTLYFGFPLWFLMACVVGPVVFTLLCVAMVKWIYQDMSLEIEQEDHHE, from the coding sequence ATGAAAACACTACAAGCTCGTTATCGACAAGCACACAAAGAAGCCAAATGGGCAATTGGACTCGCATTAGCCTATTTTGTCTGGTGGTATGTTTCGGCTTATGGTTTAGCGCCTAGTCCAGAAAATATCACCGAGATGCCGACTCTCTACTTTGGTTTCCCACTATGGTTTTTAATGGCTTGTGTCGTCGGCCCTGTTGTTTTTACTTTGTTATGTGTCGCGATGGTGAAATGGATCTACCAAGATATGTCATTAGAAATCGAACAAGAAGATCATCATGAATAG
- the fis gene encoding DNA-binding transcriptional regulator Fis gives MFEQNLTSEPLTVTTVTSQDQITQKPLRDSVKASLKNYLAQLNGQDVNDLYELVLAEVEQPMLDMVMQYTRGNQTRAANMMGINRGTLRKKLKKYGMN, from the coding sequence ATGTTCGAACAAAATCTGACTTCAGAACCACTAACAGTAACGACTGTCACATCACAAGACCAGATCACACAGAAGCCACTACGTGACTCAGTAAAAGCATCTTTAAAGAACTACCTTGCTCAACTAAACGGCCAGGATGTTAACGATCTTTACGAATTAGTATTAGCAGAAGTTGAACAACCAATGCTTGATATGGTTATGCAGTACACTCGTGGTAACCAAACTCGTGCAGCGAACATGATGGGTATCAACCGTGGTACGCTTCGTAAGAAGCTTAAAAAATACGGCATGAACTAA
- a CDS encoding DUF294 nucleotidyltransferase-like domain-containing protein has translation MPDKFNMTLAPFDRLSEQQQAQLRSNLDVAYFRQSDTILTPGKCDENLYVLIKGAVEETSDDGREVFAHYGHEDMFDVRSLLDGTIKHRYTALEDTLSYLLPRRIFLALYKENEDFAAYFDNNLSARQQRIEQAHNQQNLAEFILTKVDEAIYTPALILESDANLKQATEQMQQHGSDAALIALPKRQYTDSQLPFGIITRTDLLHAIALEQQPLDCPAQQVANFPVLHVPEGDYLFDAMIMMTRYKCKRLAVTQGQQIVGMLNLTQVLSAFSTHSHVLTLRIANANNLDELIDAASRQRELVQTLQHNGIRTRFIMELISAVNEQIIEKAFALIVPAHLHDHCCLLVLGSEGRGEQILKTDQDNALIIKDGLHWHQFGPLMDRFSETLQRLGYPPCPGKVMVNNPEWVKSQLDWKKCLQQWTKESSSSSVMKLAIFSDAQAIAGNKSLLEPLKQQLHTLMHNNGLGLMEFARPALGFAVPLTFFGQVKQNKQGIDIKQGGIFPIVHGIRTLALEHQILASNTFERIEQLQQQNILESLTADNLSEALKLFIKWRLSQQLTCQHSHNQLDVQSLNRSERDLLRHSLHVVKKFKQWLSYHYQIRE, from the coding sequence ATGCCTGATAAATTTAATATGACATTAGCACCCTTTGATCGCTTATCAGAACAGCAACAGGCACAACTACGCTCAAATCTTGATGTGGCTTACTTTCGCCAATCTGACACCATTCTCACGCCCGGAAAATGCGATGAGAACCTGTATGTATTAATTAAAGGTGCGGTAGAAGAAACCAGTGATGATGGTAGAGAAGTGTTTGCTCACTACGGCCATGAAGACATGTTTGATGTGCGCTCGCTACTCGATGGCACTATAAAACATCGTTATACCGCCTTGGAGGACACGCTCTCTTATCTGCTTCCTCGACGTATTTTCCTAGCGCTATATAAGGAAAACGAGGACTTTGCCGCCTATTTTGATAACAATTTATCGGCTCGCCAGCAGCGAATTGAGCAAGCGCATAATCAACAAAATTTAGCGGAATTCATTCTCACCAAAGTCGATGAGGCGATCTACACGCCAGCACTGATACTCGAGAGCGATGCCAATTTAAAACAAGCCACCGAACAAATGCAACAACATGGTAGTGATGCCGCGTTAATCGCTCTACCCAAACGGCAATATACTGATTCACAATTGCCGTTTGGCATTATTACTCGCACCGATTTATTACACGCGATCGCACTGGAACAACAACCGCTTGATTGTCCGGCGCAACAAGTGGCGAACTTTCCGGTTCTGCATGTGCCTGAAGGCGATTATTTATTTGATGCCATGATCATGATGACTCGCTATAAGTGCAAACGCCTTGCGGTCACTCAAGGTCAACAAATCGTTGGCATGCTCAACCTCACTCAAGTGTTGAGCGCTTTTTCTACTCACTCACACGTATTAACCTTGAGAATTGCCAACGCGAATAATCTAGATGAGCTTATCGATGCCGCCAGTCGGCAACGAGAGTTAGTACAAACCCTACAACATAACGGCATTCGTACTCGATTCATTATGGAGCTTATTTCTGCGGTCAATGAACAAATCATAGAGAAAGCTTTTGCGCTTATCGTGCCAGCGCATTTACATGATCATTGCTGCTTATTAGTGCTCGGTTCGGAAGGACGTGGCGAGCAAATCCTAAAGACCGATCAAGACAATGCGCTAATCATCAAAGATGGTCTGCATTGGCATCAATTTGGCCCGTTAATGGATCGTTTTAGTGAAACTTTGCAACGACTAGGTTATCCACCTTGTCCAGGTAAAGTGATGGTCAATAATCCTGAATGGGTCAAGAGCCAACTAGATTGGAAAAAATGCTTACAACAATGGACCAAAGAAAGCTCATCCTCTTCGGTAATGAAGCTGGCCATTTTTTCGGACGCTCAAGCGATTGCTGGCAATAAAAGCTTACTCGAACCTCTGAAACAACAACTACACACGTTAATGCACAATAATGGACTAGGCTTAATGGAGTTCGCCCGCCCAGCACTAGGCTTTGCGGTGCCACTGACTTTTTTTGGCCAAGTTAAACAAAACAAACAAGGGATAGATATTAAACAAGGCGGCATTTTCCCGATCGTACACGGCATTCGCACATTAGCGTTAGAACATCAAATTCTCGCCAGCAATACTTTTGAGCGAATCGAGCAACTACAACAACAAAATATTCTAGAAAGCTTAACCGCGGATAATTTGTCGGAAGCCCTCAAGTTATTTATCAAATGGCGACTGTCGCAACAACTTACTTGCCAACATAGCCATAATCAACTGGATGTTCAAAGCCTCAATCGTAGTGAGCGCGATCTCCTGCGTCATAGCCTACATGTGGTTAAAAAATTCAAGCAATGGCTTAGCTACCACTATCAAATTCGAGAGTAA
- the accC gene encoding acetyl-CoA carboxylase biotin carboxylase subunit, with translation MLDKLVIANRGEIALRILRACKELGIKTVAIHSTADRDLKHVLLADETICIGPARSTDSYLNVPRIISAAEVSGAVAIHPGYGFLSENADFAEQVEKSGFIFVGPKAETIRLMGDKVSAINAMKKAGVPCVPGSDGQLDDDDAKNRAFAKRIGYPVIIKASGGGGGRGMRVVRKDADLVEAIAMTRSEAKSFFNNDMVYMEKYLENPRHIEVQVLADGQGGAIHLGERDCSMQRRHQKVVEEAPAPGITEEMRQYIGERCTRACIEIGYRGAGTFEFLYENGEFYFIEMNTRIQVEHPVTEMVTGIDLIKEQLRIAAGQPLSFTQNDIKIRGHAVECRINAEDPVRFLPCPGKIQHFHPPGGMGVRWESHVYAGYSVPPHYDSMIGKLITFGENRDVAIARMKNALGETIIDGIKTNIPLQIDIMNDENFQHGGANIHYLEKKLGLQD, from the coding sequence ATGCTAGATAAATTAGTCATCGCGAACCGAGGGGAAATCGCCCTACGTATTCTTCGCGCATGTAAAGAGCTAGGCATTAAAACGGTCGCCATTCACTCAACGGCTGACCGTGATTTAAAACACGTACTACTTGCAGATGAAACCATTTGTATTGGTCCTGCTCGCAGTACAGATAGCTACCTAAACGTGCCACGTATTATTTCTGCTGCAGAAGTATCGGGCGCAGTTGCTATCCACCCAGGTTACGGTTTCTTATCTGAGAACGCCGACTTCGCTGAACAAGTTGAAAAATCTGGCTTCATCTTCGTTGGCCCGAAAGCTGAAACTATTCGCCTAATGGGTGACAAAGTTTCTGCTATCAACGCAATGAAAAAAGCTGGCGTACCTTGTGTACCGGGTTCTGATGGCCAGTTAGACGATGACGATGCGAAAAACCGCGCCTTTGCAAAACGCATTGGTTACCCAGTTATCATCAAAGCCTCTGGTGGCGGCGGTGGTCGTGGTATGCGTGTAGTACGTAAAGATGCCGATTTGGTTGAAGCAATTGCAATGACTCGTTCTGAAGCAAAATCTTTCTTCAACAATGACATGGTTTACATGGAGAAATACCTAGAAAACCCTCGTCACATTGAAGTTCAAGTATTAGCCGATGGACAAGGTGGCGCAATCCACCTAGGTGAGCGTGACTGTTCTATGCAACGTCGTCACCAAAAAGTGGTGGAAGAAGCGCCAGCACCGGGTATTACTGAAGAAATGCGTCAATACATTGGTGAGCGTTGTACGCGTGCTTGTATTGAGATCGGCTACCGTGGCGCAGGTACTTTTGAGTTCCTATACGAAAACGGCGAGTTCTACTTCATTGAAATGAACACCCGTATTCAGGTTGAGCACCCAGTAACCGAGATGGTCACTGGCATTGACCTAATCAAAGAGCAATTACGTATTGCGGCAGGTCAACCTTTATCATTCACGCAAAACGACATTAAGATCCGCGGCCATGCGGTTGAGTGTCGTATCAATGCGGAAGATCCAGTGCGCTTCCTACCTTGTCCGGGTAAAATCCAACACTTCCACCCACCAGGTGGCATGGGCGTTCGTTGGGAATCTCACGTGTATGCGGGTTACTCTGTACCGCCACACTACGATTCAATGATCGGCAAGCTAATCACATTCGGTGAAAACCGTGATGTAGCGATTGCTCGCATGAAGAATGCATTAGGCGAAACCATCATTGATGGCATCAAGACCAACATTCCTCTACAAATTGACATCATGAACGATGAAAACTTCCAACACGGTGGTGCAAATATTCACTACCTTGAGAAGAAGCTAGGTTTGCAGGACTAA
- the acs gene encoding acetate--CoA ligase has product MSEVHIHPVKENILQQTHADNDTYLSMYQESVNDPQGFWAKHGKIVDWIKPFTQVKNTSFEPGNISIKWFEDGQLNVSANCIDRHLAERGDEVAIIWEGDNPNDDAQITFNQLHEKVCRFSNVLKAQGVKKGDVVCLYMPMVPEAAVAMLACTRIGAIHTVVFGGFSPDALAGRIIDSNAKVVITADEGVRGGRAVPLKANVDQALKNPETNISSVVVFQRTGGNVEWNAERDIWWHEATEQASPECAPEPMNAEDPLFILYTSGSTGKPKGVLHTTGGYLVYATMTFKYVFDYQPNDVFWCTADVGWITGHTYLVYGPLSNGAKTILFEGVPNYPNTSRMSEVVDKHQVSILYTAPTAIRALMAKGDEAIKGTKRSSLRIMGSVGEPINPEAWEWYYKTIGDERCPIVDTWWQTETGGILITPLPGATELKAGSATRPFFGVQPALFDNEGGVLEGANEGNLVITDSWPGQMRTIYGDHERFEQTYFSTFKGVYTTGDGARRDEDGYYWITGRVDDVLNVSGHRMGTAEIESALVAFDKIAEAAIVGIPHDIKGQAIYAYITLNDGEFPSAELHKEVKDWVRKEIGPIATPDVLHWTDSLPKTRSGKIMRRILRKIATGDTSNLGDTSTLADPSVVDKLIEEKANLM; this is encoded by the coding sequence ATGAGTGAAGTTCATATTCATCCCGTTAAAGAGAACATCTTGCAGCAAACTCACGCCGACAATGACACCTATTTATCAATGTACCAAGAGTCGGTCAATGACCCGCAAGGTTTCTGGGCTAAACATGGAAAGATTGTCGATTGGATTAAGCCTTTTACTCAAGTCAAAAACACGTCTTTTGAACCTGGCAATATCAGCATAAAATGGTTTGAAGATGGCCAACTTAACGTTTCCGCTAACTGTATTGACCGTCACCTCGCTGAGCGTGGCGATGAAGTCGCGATTATTTGGGAAGGAGATAATCCTAACGATGACGCGCAAATCACCTTCAACCAATTACATGAGAAAGTCTGTCGCTTTTCCAATGTGTTAAAAGCACAAGGGGTTAAAAAAGGCGATGTGGTGTGTCTTTACATGCCAATGGTGCCTGAAGCCGCGGTCGCAATGCTGGCCTGTACCCGTATCGGTGCTATTCATACTGTGGTCTTTGGCGGTTTCTCTCCTGATGCCCTTGCCGGCCGTATTATTGACTCCAACGCTAAAGTCGTGATTACGGCCGATGAAGGGGTGCGTGGCGGACGCGCTGTACCACTCAAAGCCAATGTCGACCAAGCTTTGAAAAACCCAGAAACTAATATCAGCAGTGTGGTGGTTTTCCAACGCACTGGCGGCAATGTTGAATGGAATGCTGAACGCGATATTTGGTGGCATGAAGCAACCGAACAGGCTTCGCCTGAATGCGCCCCCGAGCCAATGAATGCAGAGGACCCACTGTTTATTTTGTATACCTCAGGCTCCACTGGGAAACCCAAAGGGGTGCTTCACACCACTGGCGGCTACCTTGTTTATGCCACCATGACATTCAAATATGTTTTTGATTATCAACCCAATGATGTGTTCTGGTGTACGGCCGATGTGGGTTGGATCACCGGCCACACTTACCTTGTGTATGGCCCGCTCTCTAACGGCGCAAAAACCATCTTATTTGAAGGGGTACCAAACTACCCGAACACCAGTCGCATGAGCGAGGTGGTCGATAAACATCAAGTCAGCATTTTATACACCGCACCAACGGCGATTCGTGCCCTAATGGCTAAAGGTGATGAGGCAATTAAAGGCACCAAACGTTCTAGCTTACGTATTATGGGCTCAGTGGGTGAACCCATTAACCCAGAAGCGTGGGAGTGGTATTACAAAACCATTGGTGATGAACGTTGTCCGATCGTCGATACTTGGTGGCAAACCGAAACGGGTGGCATTTTAATCACCCCACTTCCGGGCGCAACCGAGCTGAAAGCGGGTTCCGCAACCCGTCCATTCTTTGGCGTACAACCGGCGTTGTTTGATAACGAAGGCGGTGTCTTAGAAGGTGCCAATGAAGGTAATCTGGTCATTACCGATTCTTGGCCAGGTCAAATGCGCACCATTTATGGCGATCATGAGCGTTTCGAGCAAACCTACTTCTCGACCTTTAAAGGCGTATACACCACCGGAGATGGCGCTCGTCGTGATGAAGATGGCTATTACTGGATCACCGGTCGTGTGGATGATGTACTTAACGTATCCGGCCACCGCATGGGAACCGCAGAGATTGAATCGGCACTGGTGGCATTCGATAAGATTGCTGAAGCGGCAATTGTCGGCATTCCGCACGACATCAAAGGTCAGGCGATTTACGCTTACATCACGCTTAATGATGGTGAATTCCCATCAGCGGAACTCCACAAAGAAGTGAAAGACTGGGTTCGTAAAGAAATTGGCCCAATTGCCACACCAGATGTACTGCATTGGACCGATTCACTACCGAAAACACGTTCAGGTAAAATCATGCGCCGTATTTTGCGTAAAATTGCCACAGGAGATACCAGCAATTTAGGAGACACTTCAACCTTAGCCGACCCAAGTGTGGTGGATAAGCTGATTGAAGAAAAAGCCAACTTAATGTAA
- the panF gene encoding sodium/pantothenate symporter, with protein MNSQILIPLALYLIAVFGLAFWSSRHSNKQGFLNEYLVGGRSMGGFVLAMTLAATYASASSFIGGPGAAYQMGLGWVLLAMIQLPATWLTLGVLGKKFAIEARRHNALTLNDILYARYQHRGVVVFASLSLLLAFFGTMVVQFVGGARLLQTVTGLSYTHGLMIFAITVGLYTTIGGFRAVVMTDTLQGIMMIIGTIALLVGIVHAGGSIGEIVTDLHTIDPALITPYGPNHFLSEPFMMSFWVLVCFGVIGLPHAAVRCMSYKDSGSLHKGMVISTIMVALLMLGMHLAGAFGRAIVPDIASPDQIMPTLMITVLPPVVAGIFLAGPMAAIMSTIDSQLIQASATLLKDLYINYINPSMGEGEKAEKTLPKLSLWVTGIFAALVFVAALNPPDMIIWLNLLAFGGMQAVFLWPLVLGLYWKNASATGAFASMVVGLCSYIAFSTFKPDMGGVHAIVPTLLLGLIAFIIGSKLKPNLKTQTI; from the coding sequence ATGAATAGCCAAATTCTTATTCCGCTAGCTTTATATCTTATTGCGGTATTCGGTCTCGCTTTTTGGAGCAGTCGCCACAGCAACAAACAAGGCTTTTTAAATGAATACCTCGTCGGCGGTCGCAGCATGGGCGGCTTTGTGCTTGCCATGACCCTTGCTGCAACGTATGCCAGTGCTAGCTCATTTATTGGTGGCCCGGGCGCCGCTTATCAGATGGGGCTTGGTTGGGTATTACTTGCGATGATCCAATTACCGGCCACCTGGCTGACCCTCGGGGTATTGGGTAAAAAGTTCGCGATTGAAGCTCGTCGTCATAACGCACTCACGTTAAATGACATTCTGTACGCTCGTTATCAACACCGTGGCGTTGTTGTATTTGCTTCATTATCATTATTACTGGCCTTCTTTGGCACTATGGTGGTTCAATTTGTAGGGGGCGCACGCCTACTGCAAACCGTGACTGGTCTTTCTTACACTCATGGTTTAATGATTTTTGCTATCACTGTGGGTTTATACACCACCATTGGCGGTTTTCGCGCGGTGGTGATGACCGATACGTTGCAAGGCATCATGATGATTATCGGTACCATCGCGTTACTGGTCGGCATCGTTCATGCTGGTGGGAGCATTGGAGAAATCGTCACTGACTTGCACACCATCGATCCCGCTTTAATCACGCCTTATGGACCAAATCATTTTCTTAGCGAACCCTTTATGATGAGCTTTTGGGTATTGGTGTGTTTTGGGGTAATTGGTCTACCTCACGCCGCAGTACGTTGCATGTCTTACAAAGACAGTGGGTCACTGCATAAAGGCATGGTGATCAGCACCATTATGGTGGCGCTGTTGATGTTAGGCATGCACTTAGCCGGCGCATTTGGCCGTGCCATCGTGCCCGATATCGCCAGCCCTGACCAAATCATGCCCACCTTGATGATCACGGTTCTGCCTCCGGTGGTTGCCGGGATTTTCTTAGCCGGCCCAATGGCGGCGATTATGTCGACCATCGACTCACAATTAATTCAAGCCTCGGCAACGCTACTCAAAGACTTATACATCAACTACATCAATCCTTCGATGGGCGAAGGTGAAAAAGCCGAGAAAACGCTACCTAAATTATCATTGTGGGTAACCGGTATTTTCGCCGCATTAGTCTTTGTGGCGGCGCTTAATCCACCGGATATGATCATCTGGCTGAATTTATTAGCCTTTGGTGGCATGCAAGCGGTATTCCTGTGGCCACTGGTATTAGGGCTTTATTGGAAAAACGCTTCAGCCACTGGCGCTTTTGCGTCGATGGTCGTCGGGCTGTGTTCTTATATTGCATTCAGCACTTTCAAACCCGATATGGGCGGTGTTCATGCTATCGTTCCCACGCTACTGCTGGGATTAATAGCCTTTATTATTGGCAGCAAACTCAAACCTAACCTTAAAACGCAAACCATCTAA